Part of the Musa acuminata AAA Group cultivar baxijiao chromosome BXJ3-10, Cavendish_Baxijiao_AAA, whole genome shotgun sequence genome, ACTTGCTCCTGATTCAATCAAAATCAGGGTCAAGATACAAATATCAAACCTGCCTTAAAATAGTgatatatttcaaaaaaaaaaaaccagagaACTGAAAATAGCAAAAATCAATCAAACAGAGTAAAGATAACAATTTGAACTGGCTGGGTCAAACTGCCTGAAGATGAGTTGGACTTAGTAAACGTCAACATCTTAACTTTAAAGAtcatttaaaaggaaaaaaaatacaaaCTTATGACATATCACTCTGTAGCACAAAAGCGATATATTTCGTGGCTAAAGGAATCCTGTTTACTGAATCAGTCTGGATCCTTTATTTGCCACACCCCTATCAATCAACTGTCGATCCTTTCTTGATGCTGACTTGTCCAAAAGCAATCAAAGTTCATCTTGTAAAGATCCATAAAGTCAACAGTCAGTAGAATATGACAAACAATATTCATTCCAAGGAATGACAATGAGAAACATGCGAAATTCAGAAATCAATAAGTAGATCTTAACATATTCTGCAGTTGATACTACAAAATATAATATATGAAGGTTTTCTTCATgttaaaacttgcatcgtaaagaCCATTACAAGACAAAGCATGGGTGAAATCCCTTCTTTGCATCAACCAGACAAATACTATAACCAAGAAGAATAAACTACTTAAtctcccaatccttcaacttcttgcttccttttggttTTTCAATTGGTGCATTCATACCTGCCATTTTTGCATTATACTTTGATCGAAGAGGGCCATTCATACTCCACCTGTAATATCACAAAAGATATTAAATCCAAGTACATCTCAAGGGCATGGATATCTATGTTCAACCAAAAGTTCTAAGTTCTAACTTCCTAAAATCATGACTAGATAATTCACAGAATGTCACAAAGCAGTAAAAAATGATTTTGTTCTTGGTTTCACCAGCAACTCTTGCGATAAAAAAGGACACGGCTTGTGGCCTAAATTTTCTCAGTTTAAATTTTAATTTGACAAGGTCATTTCTTCTTTATGATAGCAAACATGAAAACTAGCATTGGCTGCTATCACCacaatatatgtgtgtgtgtgtggggtgTGTCTACAAATTGCTGATTTACGAGGCTAAAGGTATACTCACGGAGCATTCCAGTCAGTTGTATCCTCATTGACAAGATGAGTCCATTTGGTCCTTCCACTACGTCCAAAGTGCTTGACTTGCATGACCTTAGGCAATATAGTCTTATCCATCCTATCTTCTCCAGTTGGTGCAGAGAAATCACGCCTAAATATATCATCTGTACCCGCTGTCGCTGCATGGTCATCAGAACTAGACTGGAAGAAAGCACCCTTGTGATAGTACTTCTGCATAAACCTCCACTTCTGCTTCGGTGCAGAGAGTGGCTTTGGATTCTTCCGCTCCCATTCCCTCCTTTCCTCCTCTGTCATATTCCTAACCTTCTCaatctcttccttttccttcaacCTTGCATCCCTGTcgtctctttctctcttaatccttgCAATCTCCCTAGTCTTCCAAGCTTCATATTCCTCAgcctcattcatatcatcatCTGTGTCCACATCTGATATGTTCGCCTCAGCCTCCAAATTCTTCTGGATCTCCTCATCCTTCCTTATCTCCTCTACCACGATTTGCCTAGTCTCAACTTTTCTCTCATCTAATCTCTTCTTCACTAGCTCCTCAAGGCGTCGTTCCTCCTCCTCAAGCCTCTCACGCTCTGCAATAGTATCTCGCTGTGACTTTGGTATAAAAACTGGCTTCACCATGGCAATACCCATTTGTTCCTCCTCTGAGTCTGTCTCATACtcggattcctcctcctcctcttctgcttcttcttcctcttctacaGGGAGAAGAGCAGCCTCCTCCTGTTCTCTCTGAAGCAATTTCTCTCTTATCCTGCGCCTCCTCTCCTCTATAGcgtcctcatcttcctcttccaacTCCAAGCCCTCCAACCTATTATTTTCTTCCTCGGTGGTCAATACTATCTCAGCTTGCCGGATACGCCGGTGATCGGCCCTCACCTCTTCCTTGTTCTCAGTTCGGCTCTCAGCCAGACGCCTCAGCCTGCGATCATCTTTCTGAGGTACATCAGCATCATCCCGAGTAGGGAAGGCCTTCTCGAGGGCGGCCAGCTTGGAGGCCCTGATGTCTTCATCATCCTCCACCTCGTCTGCCCATTCCGGGGCTTTGCCGGGCCAGTACCTCTTGACCTTGGTCTGGCCGATCTTTCCCCGGAGCTTGTCGCGGATGGTGATCACCGTGTCGCTAACACCGGCCGTGACCGACATGGCTGCGAACAACTGACCGCTGACAGATCTTATCGCCTCTTGGACTTCAAAACACACCAAATTTCATGAGAAAATCCCTGACGTGTATCAAAAAAAGAGGGGATTACTCGCTGATATCAGAAATTTCTCGTGTCAATTAAGCTACTGGATTCCACACACCAAATCTAAAGAGAAGGCACTTAAAGATCAGCATACAAGGGAGGAAAAGCACCAGTACTACCCGAGATTGAGGCAGGTCATCATCAAATTTGGTAGGAAAAAGACTGACCAAAGCGGCCAACACCGATCAGAACGTTCTCCTTTCTCGACAGCGTTAACAAATCGCGGATGCAAGCTATAtttagaaagaagagaagaagaagaatatccTACCGTCGTCGTCGTCTCTCCGGCGTTCGCCTCCGCAAGTGGGTGGAAGGGAACGACGCTCGGGAAGGAGCGGCAAATTTAGGGCACGAGACGTAGAAGCCGAAGGAGACTATTTTACCTTTTGTTACCTTGCACCCAAAATATGTTTATTTTtcgcgtatatatatatatatatatatatatatatatatatatatatatatatatatatatatatatatttatatgtatatatatatatatgtatatatatatatgtatatatatatatgtatatatttatatatatatgtatatatttatatttatatgtatatgtttatatttatatgtatatgtatatgtttatatttatatgtatatatatatatttacatatatatacatatatatacatacatatatacatatatatatatatacttatatatatacatatatatacatatacatatatatacataaatatatatatacacacatatatatatatacacatatatatatatatatacacacacacacacacatatatatatatatatatatatatatatatatgtatatatatatatatgtatatatatatatatgtatatatatatatatatgtatatatatatatatatatacacattacgGCAGCGAAGACAAACCCACATCCTAATCAAAATAAGAGAaagcaaataaatataaaaacaagAGCTGAAAGGGTAAAACTTATCGTCGCTAGTCTTCCTTCCGATTGGTGCTTTCTACTGCTTCCTCCCTCCTTTCCATGGCCGGATCCCTTCTTCCCGTCGTCGCCGCCCTTCTCTTCTTCGTTTCCTCCCTGGTCTTTCGCGTATCCCTCGCGACGATGCAGCCTCTCTGCCCTCGCTTGAGCGTCCCCTTCCTCGACGACCTCGGATCTCAATGCCCTCGATGGATTGAGCTTCCCTTGCGCCAGGAGGTACCCTTCTTTCTCAATCAATCGCGTAACCGTGCGTCCTAGTTTATCAAAGGCGAGAATTTTCTCTTGGTGTTTTGCGAATTCTTTTGAGGCTTTGCGATTAAttgtgatgtttttttttttctggcatTATTATGACTGTTTAGGAAtcctaatgcctcatgatcatttATCTTATTTAAAGTTTTGACATTTTTGGTGTCTGGGGGTGTGGTGTCATGGATATTTGCTAGTAGGCGCAaattgttttttggttttgatcgACGGGTGGGTATCTTTATTAACATCTCTCgctttataattataatattggtATTTCTGGTCGTTTTAGCTTCTTCTGCAATTTCTCCTTTTAAGAAATATATCAAATGTGAACTATTGAAAAggaaaaattttattatttatggtTGGTTAGTAAAAATTGGAGTGTATCCCTTAGTATATATGTGGAAGCAGCCTTAGTATTATCTCTTCATCTATTTTCTTGTGTACTTTATAAACAGAGGCGTTCATTCAGTGTTTCTTGGTAGCTGACAACTTCTTTTGTGGATATCCATGGACCACGTTGATTTATTCGCCAGTTTTATCAATTTCTTCAGTTGATATTAGGTACAGGTCATTCTTCTAGTTTTTCTCTGGAAAACGGGTGAATGATTCGTATTGTTAAATGGGACAATTTTTCTCCCTTTCAACGTTCAATTGATTGCGGGATTTTTCTTTAGAATTTTGAAGTTCGGGAGAGTATTGGGCTTGTGGTTCTtcttcttgctagaaagcaatttGAGATCCACTGTTAATTAAATTTTGTAGCCTTTAGTTGGCCATTACAATTTTTTGTCTTTAGCCTGATCTGATGTCTAGATTCAAGTATGAATAATTTGTTATAGTCATCATATAGTTAAGTTTCAATATGTCATGATCTAGTAGATTGTTAGTACGGGAGAACATTTAAACATTgtgatttaatttatttaattattaatgcATGAATGTTTATATGAAGATCCTATTTGCTTTAGAGAGTGAAAAGGTGGTAAATTATGCCATATTTAACCAAAAAATAAACAACAAACATTCTGGATTGTAAACTATGGCTGTAGCCTTAACCAAACACTTGGGTGTGTTTGATAGCAGCTAGTTGTTTATGGAACCAACCAGTTAGGAGTTTTTTAGTTTTTTGGTGGATGTTACTTGTTgcaatttatatacatatgttatGAAAGGAAACTTCAATAGCAAATGAAATTATGGACAATGGCAGAGTTTAGAAAACTATTCATAGTGCATATGGCATATAAGATCCATTTATGGTGGGGGTTGTTTCCCTTCATATTGGACATGGACTTcattcatataaaattttataccATCCCCTGAATGAAGAATTGTATGCAGGGAGCATTTGTGGAGGATGATTTATGTAGGACTCCTATCTTAGCCCCATATCAGAAGTGGAAAGAGACTCGAATTGGTTTAAAAGTTTGATGGATGTACTATGATTAACTTGGGGATAACCATTA contains:
- the LOC135651924 gene encoding uncharacterized protein LOC135651924, with the protein product MSVTAGVSDTVITIRDKLRGKIGQTKVKRYWPGKAPEWADEVEDDEDIRASKLAALEKAFPTRDDADVPQKDDRRLRRLAESRTENKEEVRADHRRIRQAEIVLTTEEENNRLEGLELEEEDEDAIEERRRRIREKLLQREQEEAALLPVEEEEEAEEEEEESEYETDSEEEQMGIAMVKPVFIPKSQRDTIAERERLEEEERRLEELVKKRLDERKVETRQIVVEEIRKDEEIQKNLEAEANISDVDTDDDMNEAEEYEAWKTREIARIKRERDDRDARLKEKEEIEKVRNMTEEERREWERKNPKPLSAPKQKWRFMQKYYHKGAFFQSSSDDHAATAGTDDIFRRDFSAPTGEDRMDKTILPKVMQVKHFGRSGRTKWTHLVNEDTTDWNAPWSMNGPLRSKYNAKMAGMNAPIEKPKGSKKLKDWEIK